A genomic region of Trichothermofontia sichuanensis B231 contains the following coding sequences:
- a CDS encoding PAS domain S-box protein produces MRLGQSPQGSQSFRQWRQSTRRSLLLGLGATIAILGLWQQLRVQEQQHLEQLVQQQVEAITASLGKQLSTHIQGLERMANRWEVGQGTPRSLWEADAKTYISYYPGFQAINWVDPNFYVRWIVPLARNEAVQNFNAAQESRRHITLKIARDLRQTLITRTIKLVQGGEGFLVCVPLFIPEQPDPAQPQSATGDRFDGWIVGVFRFSRLFDSILFPDPDYQVEIYDGTHLIYRQGEAQPGTYARTGVVHTYGADWQVKVVPSAAFLSKARSPLPSVVLWGGLALSWLLALAIDLSQRSQRQAQRVKQVNQQLQAEIQRREQVEASLRASEERWQLAIQGTNDGIWDWRVPTNEVFFSRRWKSMLGFADDEIAQHLDEWFQRIHPDDRPAMMAAIQAHFDQQTPFYLSEYRMQCKDGSYKWILDRGQALWDEAGNVVRMTGSHTDITKRKEAELALKESEARFQAFLQNAPLLAWIVDAEGILLYANPAFWAIVPAGVDAVIGQSLHDLFPAEFVAEYLRSNQYVLETGQVLESLEAAPAPDGSVRQYLVRKFPLRHQTASITWVGGVAFDITDRQQAEAALRQSEERFRQLAETIQDVFFIHSPDLKRIDYVSPAYESIWGRPCARLYAHPESWFEAIHPDDRDRIRGAIRQQVRGVPFQEEYRILRPDGAVRWIFSRAFPYLNEAGELLHYVGLASDITERKQAEITQQALIESIPDFLVRMRRDGLQLEILNQGAIHLIQGEVDAISGTWVTEIMPSDIAQERLALTEKALATREVQTQEYQFELNGQIIYEEARIAPLGTDEVLVVVRDITERHRSEEALRASEEKFRQLAENIHQVFFILSASGEMLYVSPAYEQIWQQSCDRLYQNPRVWLEPVHPEDYPRVLAALEQQINLQQPFDEVYRIIRPDGEIRWIAAQSSPIRDETGTVTRFVGIAEDITQQKQAEAALRQSEATKQAIIEAIPDLLMRMRSDGSHLEFISNTDFNVIHDLSQLGPSISLMDVLDRELAQVRLTHAQRAIATGQTQIYEHQICIDGQWHYEEIRIVPLAQDEVLVMIRNITDRKQAEIELLREKERFQAIVDHIPIMVTLFNEQGHVEFINPALERILGWSLAEWQTCDLVVSEGCPDPAYRQSILEHMLAATGQWRDIPIRTASGQQLETSWANVRLSDGRFLGIGQDITDRKHKEIALQQAIEAAEAANMAKSVFLANMSHELRTPLNVILGFTQIMAHDDNLTPQQREDLETIERSGDHLLSLINDILDLSKIEAGRYSLEITSFDLIALLHTLRNMMLERASSKGISLVFEIAPEVPQFVMADEKKLRQVLLNLLGNAVKFTQVGGVTLQVTAHASDPQTTAAPATSALAITDGLSMASPLILQFAVTDTGPGIEATELETIFEAFVQAEAGRKTSSGTGLGLAISRKLLELMGGQITVSSTLGVGSTFTLSLPIYPATGVSVSLPQDERTIVGLAPGQPHRRILVVDDQPENRLLIVRLLSQLGLEVREAVNGQEAVQLWREWQPDLIWMDIRMPILDGYEATRQIRALETEPASVIIALTAQASQSDRTLALAAGCNDYISKPFHAATLFLKMAEYLGLEYLYANAHPTTDAGSAGLASPPPKATQTIAGLQLATLPTPYLYDLEMAAARGDDRAIATIVAQLPSEVADIAQYLRDLAAHYQFEQIQNLIREATQNLTQTPTQE; encoded by the coding sequence GTGAGACTTGGGCAATCCCCTCAAGGGAGTCAATCTTTTCGACAATGGCGCCAGTCTACCAGGCGATCGCTGCTGCTGGGGCTGGGGGCCACGATCGCTATCCTGGGCCTGTGGCAGCAATTACGGGTCCAGGAACAACAACACCTTGAGCAACTTGTCCAGCAGCAGGTAGAGGCCATCACTGCCAGCCTAGGGAAGCAACTGTCTACCCACATCCAAGGGCTAGAGCGGATGGCCAACCGCTGGGAAGTGGGCCAGGGAACCCCCCGCAGCCTCTGGGAAGCGGATGCCAAGACCTATATCAGCTATTACCCAGGGTTCCAGGCCATTAACTGGGTAGATCCCAATTTCTATGTGCGCTGGATAGTGCCTTTGGCGAGGAATGAAGCGGTTCAAAACTTCAATGCTGCCCAGGAGTCTCGCCGTCACATTACCCTAAAAATTGCCCGGGATTTACGCCAGACCCTCATCACCCGCACCATTAAACTGGTGCAAGGGGGGGAGGGGTTTTTGGTGTGCGTGCCGCTGTTTATCCCAGAGCAACCGGACCCCGCCCAACCCCAGAGCGCTACTGGCGATCGATTTGATGGCTGGATTGTCGGCGTATTTCGGTTTTCCAGGCTCTTTGACAGCATTTTATTCCCTGATCCTGACTATCAGGTTGAAATCTATGACGGGACCCATCTGATTTATCGCCAAGGTGAGGCACAACCGGGTACCTATGCCAGGACCGGAGTTGTGCATACCTATGGGGCAGATTGGCAGGTAAAGGTTGTTCCGTCGGCTGCCTTCCTTAGCAAGGCCCGATCGCCCCTGCCTAGTGTGGTGCTTTGGGGAGGCTTAGCGCTATCGTGGCTCTTAGCGTTAGCCATCGATCTCAGTCAACGTTCCCAACGTCAGGCCCAGCGGGTCAAGCAAGTTAACCAACAACTGCAAGCAGAAATCCAGCGCCGGGAACAGGTGGAGGCCAGCCTCCGAGCCAGTGAAGAGCGGTGGCAACTGGCGATTCAGGGGACCAATGATGGGATTTGGGATTGGCGAGTACCGACGAATGAGGTGTTCTTTTCCCGTCGGTGGAAGTCAATGTTAGGGTTTGCCGATGATGAAATTGCGCAGCACTTAGATGAATGGTTTCAGCGCATCCATCCCGACGATCGACCGGCGATGATGGCGGCTATCCAGGCTCATTTTGATCAACAGACGCCCTTTTATTTAAGTGAGTACCGGATGCAGTGCAAAGATGGTTCCTATAAGTGGATTCTCGATCGCGGTCAGGCCCTTTGGGATGAGGCAGGGAATGTGGTGCGGATGACGGGGTCCCATACGGATATTACGAAGCGCAAGGAAGCAGAATTAGCGCTCAAAGAAAGTGAGGCTCGCTTTCAGGCGTTTCTGCAAAATGCCCCCCTCTTGGCCTGGATTGTTGATGCCGAGGGGATCCTGCTCTATGCCAATCCAGCCTTTTGGGCGATCGTCCCTGCTGGCGTCGATGCGGTCATTGGCCAATCCCTCCATGACCTTTTTCCGGCGGAGTTTGTGGCCGAGTACCTGCGCAGTAATCAGTACGTGCTTGAGACCGGTCAGGTTCTAGAAAGCCTGGAGGCGGCCCCTGCCCCCGACGGTTCTGTGCGGCAGTACCTCGTGCGCAAATTCCCCCTCCGTCACCAGACAGCTTCGATAACTTGGGTGGGGGGTGTTGCCTTTGATATTACCGATCGCCAGCAGGCCGAGGCGGCACTGCGCCAGAGTGAAGAACGTTTCCGACAACTCGCGGAAACCATTCAGGATGTGTTCTTTATCCATTCCCCTGATTTGAAACGGATAGACTATGTCAGCCCCGCCTATGAAAGTATCTGGGGGCGACCGTGCGCCCGGTTGTATGCGCATCCAGAGTCCTGGTTCGAGGCCATTCATCCTGACGATCGCGATCGCATTAGAGGTGCTATTCGCCAACAAGTCAGGGGGGTGCCGTTCCAGGAAGAATATCGCATCCTCCGCCCCGATGGAGCCGTGCGCTGGATTTTTAGTCGAGCCTTTCCTTACTTGAACGAGGCAGGCGAGTTACTCCATTATGTGGGTCTGGCCTCCGATATTACTGAACGGAAACAGGCTGAAATCACCCAGCAGGCGTTGATTGAGTCGATTCCTGACTTCCTCGTGCGGATGCGGCGCGATGGCCTTCAGCTAGAGATTCTGAACCAGGGGGCGATTCACCTGATTCAGGGAGAGGTTGACGCGATCTCCGGTACCTGGGTAACTGAGATCATGCCCTCAGACATTGCGCAAGAGCGCTTAGCGTTAACAGAAAAGGCCCTGGCGACGCGCGAGGTGCAAACCCAGGAATACCAGTTTGAACTGAATGGCCAGATCATCTATGAAGAAGCCCGGATTGCCCCCCTGGGCACGGACGAGGTATTGGTAGTGGTGCGGGACATTACGGAACGCCATCGTTCGGAGGAAGCGCTTCGGGCCAGTGAAGAAAAATTCCGCCAGTTGGCCGAAAACATTCATCAAGTGTTTTTCATCCTGTCAGCCAGTGGGGAGATGCTCTACGTTTCGCCCGCCTATGAGCAAATCTGGCAACAAAGCTGCGATCGCCTCTACCAAAATCCCCGTGTTTGGTTAGAACCTGTCCATCCGGAAGACTACCCCAGAGTGCTGGCTGCCCTCGAGCAACAGATTAATTTACAGCAACCCTTTGATGAGGTCTATCGCATTATTCGTCCCGATGGCGAAATCCGTTGGATCGCCGCCCAATCCTCCCCCATACGGGATGAAACCGGCACCGTCACGCGGTTTGTTGGCATTGCGGAAGATATCACCCAGCAAAAACAAGCCGAAGCCGCTCTACGTCAGAGTGAGGCTACCAAGCAGGCCATTATTGAAGCCATTCCCGATCTGCTGATGCGGATGCGCAGTGACGGGAGTCATCTAGAGTTTATTTCCAACACGGACTTTAATGTCATCCATGACTTGAGCCAACTGGGGCCATCGATTTCCCTCATGGATGTTTTAGATCGGGAGCTGGCCCAAGTGCGCCTCACCCATGCCCAGCGTGCGATTGCCACGGGGCAGACCCAGATCTATGAACACCAGATTTGCATTGATGGTCAGTGGCATTATGAGGAAATTCGGATTGTGCCCTTGGCTCAGGATGAGGTGTTAGTCATGATCCGAAATATCACCGATCGCAAGCAAGCTGAAATCGAACTGCTGCGGGAGAAGGAACGATTTCAGGCGATCGTGGATCATATTCCGATTATGGTGACGCTCTTTAATGAACAGGGACACGTGGAGTTTATCAATCCGGCGTTGGAACGGATTTTAGGTTGGTCTTTGGCCGAGTGGCAGACGTGTGATTTAGTAGTGTCCGAAGGTTGTCCCGATCCAGCCTACCGCCAAAGCATCCTGGAACACATGCTGGCGGCAACCGGACAGTGGCGAGATATTCCTATCCGGACAGCCAGTGGTCAGCAATTAGAAACCAGTTGGGCCAACGTCCGGTTATCCGATGGCCGTTTTCTGGGGATTGGTCAGGATATTACCGATCGCAAGCACAAAGAAATCGCGCTACAGCAAGCGATAGAAGCAGCTGAAGCCGCTAACATGGCCAAAAGCGTGTTCTTGGCCAATATGAGCCACGAACTCCGGACACCCCTCAACGTGATTCTGGGGTTTACCCAAATTATGGCCCATGATGATAACCTCACTCCCCAGCAACGTGAGGATCTAGAAACGATTGAACGCAGTGGCGATCATCTACTTAGTCTCATCAACGATATTTTAGATTTATCCAAGATTGAAGCCGGTCGTTATAGCTTAGAAATTACCAGTTTTGATCTAATTGCCTTGTTGCACACCCTGCGCAATATGATGCTGGAACGGGCTAGCAGCAAGGGCATTAGTCTGGTGTTTGAGATTGCGCCAGAAGTCCCACAATTTGTCATGGCCGACGAGAAGAAGTTGCGCCAAGTGCTCCTGAATCTGCTGGGTAATGCGGTCAAATTTACCCAGGTCGGCGGGGTGACCTTACAGGTGACAGCCCATGCCAGTGATCCCCAAACTACGGCTGCCCCGGCAACCTCAGCCTTGGCCATCACCGATGGCCTGTCAATGGCTTCTCCCCTGATCTTGCAATTTGCCGTAACTGATACGGGACCCGGCATTGAGGCGACAGAACTGGAAACGATCTTTGAGGCATTTGTCCAGGCGGAGGCGGGTCGCAAGACCAGTAGTGGTACAGGTCTGGGGTTGGCGATTAGTCGCAAGTTGTTGGAACTGATGGGGGGCCAGATTACGGTTAGCAGTACGCTGGGGGTGGGCAGTACCTTTACCCTGTCCCTGCCGATCTATCCTGCCACCGGGGTCAGCGTGAGTCTGCCACAGGATGAGCGGACGATCGTTGGCCTCGCCCCCGGACAACCCCATCGCCGCATCCTGGTTGTCGATGACCAACCGGAAAATCGTCTGTTGATTGTGCGTCTGCTGTCCCAGCTTGGCCTAGAGGTCCGAGAAGCCGTGAATGGCCAGGAGGCCGTCCAACTGTGGCGTGAGTGGCAACCAGATCTCATCTGGATGGATATTCGGATGCCCATCCTGGATGGTTATGAGGCGACACGGCAAATTCGGGCACTGGAAACGGAACCCGCCAGTGTCATCATTGCCCTCACGGCCCAAGCTTCCCAGAGCGATCGCACCTTGGCGTTGGCAGCGGGGTGTAATGATTACATCAGTAAGCCATTTCACGCGGCGACCCTATTTCTGAAAATGGCGGAGTACCTGGGCCTAGAGTATCTCTATGCCAATGCTCACCCTACGACTGATGCGGGGAGCGCTGGGCTTGCCAGTCCGCCCCCGAAGGCAACGCAAACCATTGCGGGGCTGCAACTTGCGACACTACCAACCCCCTATCTGTATGACCTAGAGATGGCAGCCGCCCGTGGCGATGATCGGGCGATCGCGACGATCGTCGCCCAGTTACCATCGGAGGTCGCCGATATTGCTCAATACCTGAGGGACTTAGCAGCACACTATCAGTTCGAGCAAATTCAAAATTTAATTCGGGAGGCTACTCAAAATTTAACCCAAACACCAACTCAGGAATGA